ATGCGAGAAGCGGACATTTTTTTGGAATGCCCTAACTGTCAAGTCGGCATTGGAGCGGCAAATTTGCATTTTCCAAACGTGGCAATTCGGCTGCGCTGCTTAAATTGCGGTCGCTACGTGTTGTTGGTCCTGCCCCTATTTTTTGCCTGTGTCTACCCAGCCGAAACGCTCTTACTCTGTAGAGGAATTTTCTGAGCTAATCAATAGCCGCCTCCAACGGCTGGAACAGCAGCAGGATGCGCGCCAGCATTACGGTAGCGTGCTGGCTGCGCTGCGCCAGCAGGTAGATGCCTATCGCCAGCGCCGGAAGTGGTAAAATTGCGGTTTGTAACGGTCTACCAGCTGCCATCTTATGTTTCAGGACTTTCTTTCCAGCGCCCGTAAGCAATTTGCCTATTACAAGCTGCTTGGCGAGCAGGCAATGATGCAAGTGCCCGACGACCAGCTTTTCTGGCAGCCCAACGCCGCCAGCAACAGCATGGCGGCCATTGTAAAGCATATGTGGGGCAATATGCTATCCCGGTGGACTGATTTCCTCACTACGGACGGCGAAAAGCCGTGGCGCGACCGCGAGGCAGAATTCGACAACGACCTTCAGACGTGCGCCGCGCTGCTTCAGCGCTGGGAAGCCGGCTGGCAGTGCCTGTTTGCCGCCCTCGATACGCTGACGGAAGCCGATGGCCAGCGCATTATCTATATCCGCAACCAGGGCCATACCATTATGGAGGCCATCAACCGACAGCTGGCGCACTACCCGTACCACGTGGGGCAGTTGGTTTTTATCGGCAAGCTGCTGGTAGGCGATGCCTGGCAGTCGCTTTCTATTCCGCGCGGCAACTCCGCCGCCTTTAATGCGGAGAAATTTGCTCAGGGCC
The sequence above is drawn from the Hymenobacter baengnokdamensis genome and encodes:
- a CDS encoding DUF1572 family protein yields the protein MFQDFLSSARKQFAYYKLLGEQAMMQVPDDQLFWQPNAASNSMAAIVKHMWGNMLSRWTDFLTTDGEKPWRDREAEFDNDLQTCAALLQRWEAGWQCLFAALDTLTEADGQRIIYIRNQGHTIMEAINRQLAHYPYHVGQLVFIGKLLVGDAWQSLSIPRGNSAAFNAEKFAQGPHQAHFTDEVLGR